The following are encoded in a window of Pseudalgibacter alginicilyticus genomic DNA:
- a CDS encoding AraC family transcriptional regulator gives MKLHLLDRSSINNSSFTTKSEEYPYFLKIWHYHPELELVVILKSEGTCFIGDSIEKFGNDDIILIGKDLPHMWQNNEDYFKQDVKDGAKAIAIHFKQDYLGKAFFETPEMIHLMELFDRARLGIKFLNIDKNLITDIKHMLDLKGFDKTMAFLNILNKLAKHKNFKQLASQGFINSFKTTKSDTQDKVQAYIFKNFNKDINLEEAAKIAHMNTSAFSRFFKRVNRKTFSRYVTEIRIGYACKLLMENKFNIAAICYESGFNNISNFNRQFKLVMHCTPSEYVKNYKNELLTY, from the coding sequence ATGAAACTTCATTTATTAGACAGGAGTAGCATCAACAACAGTTCCTTTACTACAAAATCGGAAGAATATCCTTATTTTTTAAAAATATGGCATTACCATCCTGAACTTGAACTGGTAGTTATTCTTAAAAGTGAAGGAACTTGCTTTATAGGAGATAGTATTGAAAAATTCGGAAATGACGACATCATTCTAATAGGAAAAGACTTACCACATATGTGGCAAAACAACGAAGACTATTTTAAACAAGATGTAAAAGATGGAGCTAAAGCTATAGCCATTCATTTTAAACAAGATTATCTCGGAAAAGCTTTTTTTGAAACCCCCGAAATGATTCATTTAATGGAACTTTTTGATAGAGCTCGTTTGGGTATTAAATTTTTAAATATTGACAAAAATCTTATTACAGACATTAAACACATGCTTGACCTAAAAGGCTTTGATAAAACCATGGCTTTTTTAAACATACTAAATAAACTGGCAAAACATAAAAATTTTAAACAGTTGGCCAGTCAAGGGTTTATAAATTCATTTAAAACTACAAAAAGTGATACCCAAGATAAGGTACAAGCGTATATTTTTAAAAATTTTAATAAAGACATTAATTTAGAAGAAGCTGCCAAGATAGCACACATGAATACTTCTGCTTTCAGTCGATTTTTTAAACGTGTTAACCGCAAAACATTTTCGCGTTATGTTACTGAAATCAGAATTGGCTATGCGTGTAAATTATTAATGGAAAACAAATTTAATATTGCTGCTATTTGCTATGAATCTGGCTTTAATAACATTTCAAATTTTAATCGTCAATTTAAATTAGTCATGCATTGCACGCCCTCCGAATACGTAAAAAACTATAAAAATGAACTTTTAACATATTAA
- a CDS encoding sugar transferase, producing the protein MYKLFFKRLIDLLLAVFGFVILLPITLIIYITLFFINKGKPIFFQSRPGKNEKIFNIMKFKTMTDGTDNTGKLLSDEDRLTKFGSFLRKSSLDEIPQLVNIIKGDMSLIGPRPLRVRYLPFYTKEEQIRHTVKPGITGLAQISGRNFLPWDDRLKKDIEYVKNISFQLDASIFIKTIFKVVSSKDVAIDSESGMLDFDELRKK; encoded by the coding sequence ATGTATAAACTATTTTTCAAAAGACTCATTGATTTATTATTAGCAGTTTTTGGTTTTGTTATACTGCTACCCATAACTTTGATTATTTACATAACCCTATTTTTTATCAACAAAGGTAAACCTATATTTTTTCAATCAAGACCAGGAAAAAATGAAAAAATATTTAATATTATGAAGTTCAAAACCATGACAGATGGGACTGATAATACTGGAAAACTATTATCAGATGAAGATCGATTAACCAAATTTGGAAGTTTTCTCAGAAAATCATCTTTAGATGAAATCCCACAACTAGTAAATATTATAAAAGGAGACATGAGTTTAATTGGCCCGAGACCTTTAAGAGTAAGATACTTACCATTCTATACCAAAGAAGAACAAATAAGGCACACTGTAAAACCTGGCATAACAGGCTTAGCACAAATATCTGGTAGAAATTTTTTACCATGGGACGATCGTTTAAAAAAAGACATTGAATATGTAAAAAACATATCCTTTCAACTAGATGCATCTATCTTTATTAAAACCATTTTCAAAGTAGTTTCTTCAAAAGATGTAGCAATAGACTCAGAATCAGGAATGCTCGATTTTGACGAATTAAGAAAAAAATAA
- a CDS encoding ATP-grasp domain-containing protein, translated as MEQKNILFTCAGRRNYLINYFKEALKGNGFIIATDMQANAAALIDADISITVPNIYSNLYISTLKNICIEYKVDAVISLNDLELPILSKHKNELEKNGTKVIISDELAIDISFDKWKTYEFLTSINLLTPKTYLDLNIVLKDLESNELNFPLVLKPRWGSSSIGVDIVQNIEELELAYKLLKIKLSRSTLNQENINKAIIIQQKIGGTEFGMDVLNNFNGNYYGTFVREKLSMRFGETDKAKSVINAEISKVGEVISKNLHHFGNLDCDVFIEENNIYVLELNPRFGGGYPFSHEAGINIAAIYIEWIKGGNNIDKYNNYKDNISFSKCDRLIKIPS; from the coding sequence ATGGAGCAAAAAAATATATTATTCACTTGTGCCGGTAGAAGAAATTATCTTATTAATTATTTTAAGGAAGCATTAAAAGGAAATGGTTTTATCATAGCCACAGACATGCAAGCTAATGCTGCTGCTTTAATTGATGCAGATATATCTATAACTGTACCCAATATATATTCAAATTTATATATTTCTACTTTAAAAAATATCTGTATTGAGTACAAAGTAGATGCTGTCATTTCTTTAAATGACTTAGAATTACCTATTTTGTCTAAGCATAAAAATGAGTTAGAGAAAAACGGAACTAAAGTTATAATATCAGATGAATTGGCTATCGATATTTCTTTTGACAAATGGAAAACATATGAATTTTTAACTTCGATTAATTTATTAACACCAAAAACATATCTTGACTTAAACATCGTACTCAAAGATTTGGAATCAAATGAATTAAACTTTCCTTTGGTTTTAAAGCCTAGATGGGGAAGCTCCTCGATAGGAGTTGACATTGTACAAAACATTGAAGAACTTGAACTTGCCTATAAATTACTAAAAATCAAACTTTCTAGATCAACATTAAATCAAGAAAATATAAATAAAGCAATTATAATTCAACAAAAAATTGGTGGAACTGAATTTGGAATGGATGTTTTAAATAATTTTAACGGAAATTATTATGGCACTTTTGTAAGAGAGAAATTATCAATGAGATTTGGTGAAACAGACAAAGCTAAATCTGTAATAAATGCTGAAATTAGTAAAGTTGGAGAGGTAATCTCTAAAAATTTGCATCATTTTGGAAATTTAGATTGCGACGTTTTTATTGAAGAAAATAATATATATGTTTTAGAATTAAATCCAAGATTTGGTGGCGGTTACCCATTCTCTCATGAGGCTGGAATAAACATTGCAGCAATTTATATTGAATGGATTAAGGGAGGAAATAATATTGATAAATATAATAATTATAAAGATAATATATCATTTTCAAAATGTGATAGATTAATAAAAATTCCTTCTTAA